The following proteins come from a genomic window of Bactrocera tryoni isolate S06 chromosome 1, CSIRO_BtryS06_freeze2, whole genome shotgun sequence:
- the LOC120766304 gene encoding FAM172 family protein homolog CG10038 isoform X3, translating to MHSMQIDGQLRKIDDITGEPGEEPFKFSISDDHKKNQEHYEQLADQIPEIVYDLLEQNGLCRTYVPEDIPQEQATFIFTNPQKLVEPKKLIVLIHGSGYVRAGQWARSLIINNSIDHGTQIPYIKRAQSLGYDILVTNTNDNSRNINGEIRPIPRLGHATAHARYVWEKYVMGCNPESVAIVAHSYGGAIAMDLANRFTKFFDDKVFAIALTDSAHFQIPVKAKHVVLDIACNWVSSSAPLDTEIYTGEGEMHSVSAGHPKHEWTSYSAFESVFKFLEEKYERSQEIGSTSKKAKTED from the exons ATGCATTCAATGCAG ATAGATGGACAATTGCGCAAAATTGATGACATTACTGGAGAGCCAGGTGAAGAGCCATTCAAATTCAGCATATCTGACGATCACAAAAAAAATCAGGAGCATTATGAACAATTAGCTGAT CAAATTCCCGAAATAGTCTATGATTTATTGGAGCAAAATGGTTTATGTCGCACTTACGTTCCGGAGGATATACCGCAGGAGCAAGCCACATTCATTTTTACTAACCCTCAAAAGCTCGTAGAACCCAAAAAATTGATTGTGTTAATCCACGGTAGTGGTTATGTTAGAGCGGGACAGTGGGCCAGAAG CCTCATAATTAACAATTCTATTGACCATGGTACTCAGATCCCTTATATAAAACGCGCTCAGTCTCTTGGCTATGATATTTTGGTGACAAATACAAATGACAATTCTCGCAACATTAACGGGGAAATTCGTCCAATACCACGTCTTGGTCATGCAACAGCACACGCTAGATATGTATGGGAAAAATATGTAATGGGTTGTAATCCTGAGAGTGTAGCTATTGTAGCTCACAGTTATGGTGGGGCAATTGCGATGGATTTA GCAAATcgttttactaaatttttcgaTGATAAAGTGTTTGCGATTGCGCTAACAGACTCCGCTCATTTCCAAATACCAGTAAAAGCAAAACACGTTGTTTTGGATATTGCATGCAATTGGGTATCTAGTTCCGCCCCACTCGATACGGAAATTTATACGGGAGAGGGTGAAATGCATAGTGTATCGGCAGGACATCCTAAACATGAATGGACTTCGTATTCTGCCTTTGAATCAGTTTTCAAGTTCTTAGAAGAGAAGTATGAACGAAGTCAAGAGATTGGATCAACAAGTAAAAAGGCGAAAACGGAGGattaa
- the LOC120766304 gene encoding FAM172 family protein homolog CG10038 isoform X2 — translation MSSAEKSGLAIQKLREFGYAFNADGQLRKIDDITGEPGEEPFKFSISDDHKKNQEHYEQLADQIPEIVYDLLEQNGLCRTYVPEDIPQEQATFIFTNPQKLVEPKKLIVLIHGSGYVRAGQWARSLIINNSIDHGTQIPYIKRAQSLGYDILVTNTNDNSRNINGEIRPIPRLGHATAHARYVWEKYVMGCNPESVAIVAHSYGGAIAMDLANRFTKFFDDKVFAIALTDSAHFQIPVKAKHVVLDIACNWVSSSAPLDTEIYTGEGEMHSVSAGHPKHEWTSYSAFESVFKFLEEKYERSQEIGSTSKKAKTED, via the exons ATGTCTTCAGCTGAAAAAAGTGGTCTGGCTATACAGAAGTTACGTGAATTCGGCTATGCATTCAATGCAG ATGGACAATTGCGCAAAATTGATGACATTACTGGAGAGCCAGGTGAAGAGCCATTCAAATTCAGCATATCTGACGATCACAAAAAAAATCAGGAGCATTATGAACAATTAGCTGAT CAAATTCCCGAAATAGTCTATGATTTATTGGAGCAAAATGGTTTATGTCGCACTTACGTTCCGGAGGATATACCGCAGGAGCAAGCCACATTCATTTTTACTAACCCTCAAAAGCTCGTAGAACCCAAAAAATTGATTGTGTTAATCCACGGTAGTGGTTATGTTAGAGCGGGACAGTGGGCCAGAAG CCTCATAATTAACAATTCTATTGACCATGGTACTCAGATCCCTTATATAAAACGCGCTCAGTCTCTTGGCTATGATATTTTGGTGACAAATACAAATGACAATTCTCGCAACATTAACGGGGAAATTCGTCCAATACCACGTCTTGGTCATGCAACAGCACACGCTAGATATGTATGGGAAAAATATGTAATGGGTTGTAATCCTGAGAGTGTAGCTATTGTAGCTCACAGTTATGGTGGGGCAATTGCGATGGATTTA GCAAATcgttttactaaatttttcgaTGATAAAGTGTTTGCGATTGCGCTAACAGACTCCGCTCATTTCCAAATACCAGTAAAAGCAAAACACGTTGTTTTGGATATTGCATGCAATTGGGTATCTAGTTCCGCCCCACTCGATACGGAAATTTATACGGGAGAGGGTGAAATGCATAGTGTATCGGCAGGACATCCTAAACATGAATGGACTTCGTATTCTGCCTTTGAATCAGTTTTCAAGTTCTTAGAAGAGAAGTATGAACGAAGTCAAGAGATTGGATCAACAAGTAAAAAGGCGAAAACGGAGGattaa
- the LOC120766304 gene encoding FAM172 family protein homolog CG10038 isoform X1: protein MSKFVRRFCKVALFWRYIRKSAQPIRGGECKSMSSAEKSGLAIQKLREFGYAFNADGQLRKIDDITGEPGEEPFKFSISDDHKKNQEHYEQLADQIPEIVYDLLEQNGLCRTYVPEDIPQEQATFIFTNPQKLVEPKKLIVLIHGSGYVRAGQWARSLIINNSIDHGTQIPYIKRAQSLGYDILVTNTNDNSRNINGEIRPIPRLGHATAHARYVWEKYVMGCNPESVAIVAHSYGGAIAMDLANRFTKFFDDKVFAIALTDSAHFQIPVKAKHVVLDIACNWVSSSAPLDTEIYTGEGEMHSVSAGHPKHEWTSYSAFESVFKFLEEKYERSQEIGSTSKKAKTED, encoded by the exons ATGTCAAAATTCGTGAGAAGATTCTGCAAAGTAGCATTATTTTGGCGCTACATACGAAAG TCAGCACAACCGATCCGCGGGGGTGAGTGCAAAAGTATGTCTTCAGCTGAAAAAAGTGGTCTGGCTATACAGAAGTTACGTGAATTCGGCTATGCATTCAATGCAG ATGGACAATTGCGCAAAATTGATGACATTACTGGAGAGCCAGGTGAAGAGCCATTCAAATTCAGCATATCTGACGATCACAAAAAAAATCAGGAGCATTATGAACAATTAGCTGAT CAAATTCCCGAAATAGTCTATGATTTATTGGAGCAAAATGGTTTATGTCGCACTTACGTTCCGGAGGATATACCGCAGGAGCAAGCCACATTCATTTTTACTAACCCTCAAAAGCTCGTAGAACCCAAAAAATTGATTGTGTTAATCCACGGTAGTGGTTATGTTAGAGCGGGACAGTGGGCCAGAAG CCTCATAATTAACAATTCTATTGACCATGGTACTCAGATCCCTTATATAAAACGCGCTCAGTCTCTTGGCTATGATATTTTGGTGACAAATACAAATGACAATTCTCGCAACATTAACGGGGAAATTCGTCCAATACCACGTCTTGGTCATGCAACAGCACACGCTAGATATGTATGGGAAAAATATGTAATGGGTTGTAATCCTGAGAGTGTAGCTATTGTAGCTCACAGTTATGGTGGGGCAATTGCGATGGATTTA GCAAATcgttttactaaatttttcgaTGATAAAGTGTTTGCGATTGCGCTAACAGACTCCGCTCATTTCCAAATACCAGTAAAAGCAAAACACGTTGTTTTGGATATTGCATGCAATTGGGTATCTAGTTCCGCCCCACTCGATACGGAAATTTATACGGGAGAGGGTGAAATGCATAGTGTATCGGCAGGACATCCTAAACATGAATGGACTTCGTATTCTGCCTTTGAATCAGTTTTCAAGTTCTTAGAAGAGAAGTATGAACGAAGTCAAGAGATTGGATCAACAAGTAAAAAGGCGAAAACGGAGGattaa
- the LOC120776864 gene encoding uncharacterized protein LOC120776864, translating into MLGVHGSLWQSTCVFVFATCSILEIAALPASTPLPQTTHIVSYVHQGRAGAKIAEIREFDYEKVHSVDHERNAAIRVTERSTPISQLYGAFIEQLDTSLDNGFSRTHTTETIDVSTTESMSHTDDLLVTKQNTLEDADDIFGRNEQHESPKSVNNKSHPHVGGMMWSRTKQSIPVLEPVRILLNTVRDQHNQTVHAARQHHQLLSSMMGGMADHMSANESSAIETEEDRESANESTEFKLLDFAGSLVSMLWGFFGNLQRAFAASSGNALASTSSSSSGGQ; encoded by the exons ATGCTGGGAGTACATGGTTCCTTGTGGCAATCCACCTGTGTGTTTGTGTTCGCGACA TGCTCAATTTTGGAGATTGCAGCGTTGCCGGCGTCTACTCCCCTACCTCAAACCACCCACATTGTCAGCTATGTACACCAAGGCAGAGCCGGTGCTAAGATTGCTGAAATCAGGGAATTTGACTACGAGAAAGTTCACAGCGTGGATCATGAACGCAATGCTGCCATACGTGTAACGGAGCGATCAACACCCATTTCCCAGTTATATGGGGCATTTATTGAGCAGCTGGACACGAGTCTAGATAATGGCTTCTCACGCACTCATACAACTGAAACAATTGACGTTTCCACAACGGAGTCGATGAGTCATACTGACGACTTACTtgtaacaaaacaaaacacattggAGGACGCGGATGACATTTTTGGACGCAATGAACAGCATGAGTCACCTAAATCTGTGAATAACAAGAGTCATCCCCATGTCGGCGGTATGATGTGGAGTCGCACGAAACAAAGCATTCCGGTTTTGGAACCTGTGCGTATTCTTCTGAATACGGTACGCGACCAGCACAACCAAACGGTACATGCGGCTAGGCAACATCATCAACTGTTGAGCTCGATGATGGGTGGAATGGCCGATCACATGTCCGCGAATGAATCATCAGCAATAGAGACAGAGGAGGACCGTGAATCCGCCAACGAGAGCACAGAATTCAAGTTACTTGACTTTGCTGGCAGCCTTGTTAGTATGCTATGGGGCTTTTTCGGTAATCTGCAGCGCGCCTTTGCGGCTAGCAGTGGTAATGCTCTGGCTTCCACCTCGTCCAGTTCTTCAGGTGGCCAGTAG
- the LOC120766353 gene encoding uncharacterized protein LOC120766353 isoform X2 has product MRIFGKVLQTLRLSRRQPNFKPRRYSSILCSHNSGRRTNLHNRNAKHGSMRSMAAKSDSSNKGNDISKTSLTNILPVALIQSKSATTSTKIMLIPLNLFDGDDDASKNTMNTLSIIREHARQIEAFTENVMGTAESTHYGVPLASNNAGALMDQCSGKDDVTLWTHDEEISNSHALQPSEETIKSNHISLYEKLERAMAEQERNRIETHDCYEVAAWNSSKRDMVVYVPENLEQKLQQMAIASMQLIFEMDMSNIRDAIFRSAALEKINMFKPPTPKTLEDPTVKIEANLDLGRDKTESTIPLDFNAMIQGTVEIDPSKYTPSVLGEIKVPEFNDCVTTIAANICSTALQKGFPADLSRMAYSTKSPAKIKSTNRDPHIVCVRDGSKGCVSPGNASYPKFKPQDITANMQQAKEKANKASISSEISLLSSSEIIDAYNSRGLMSCKAYARALIEATKRRADIANKSSVQCDDKKSVKKEAFKKKDKCGDTKNNPCTKPLIDECGNELKKNCPTRKKKDEKKDPCKSDPCKKAAGKDEGSCTTPGVPKPCAGKRKKKPTKDKGKKDICGNSKKGNRCNSETDVCQQEKKRPKPKKKKCDLGDPCKDPCLNINEKSDKNKKEFSSGKDDKCKMVKSLCDMKKSPSSTCASDKAAKKSKSTTDVKKTDSKCESSKAKKSVSSKSKCKPFNSASSKDSNKSKCKSDGKSGGKAKNLCDVKKPPSKSATNKECKRYEGFCKSKDSKTSSSDKDPCKKSNADKSESKCKPIKSLCDAKKSKSDKKPDCKSESVPKGASKCKPIKSLCDAKKSASSDKKSSSKSADCKKAKSSSPKSDSKDHCQTKKKSTKPNCKTKPGSSARKYNTLANNKSFMEMSPIKRYFSTIPVYSIPRGLISWRQFSSKKSGKGKKKGSKDDGMCMQYQSKPKIKRIDKLERRKPKLDCYSDPDECQEQACKDPMKSSCANSKKGRK; this is encoded by the exons atGCGAATATTTGGGAAAGTCCTGCAGACTTTGCGG CTGTCTAGGCGACAACCGAACTTCAAACCACGTCGCTACTCTTCGATCTTGTGCTCCCATAACAGCGGGCGACGCACAAATCTTCATAACCGCAATGCAAAACATGGATCTATGCGATCAATGGCGGCAAAGTCAG ATTCTTCAAACAAAGGAAATGATATAAGCAAGACTAGCCTAACTAACATACTGCCAGTGGCTCTGATACAGTCTAAGTCTGCGACCACTTCCACAAAAATCATGTTGATTCCGCTTAACTTGTTTGATGGTGACGATGATGCCAGCAAAAACACCATGAACACTTTATCTATTATTCGAGAACATGCACGACAAATTGAAGCTTTTACTGAAAATGTAATGGGCACAGCAGAATCAACACATTATGGTGTACCATTGGCAAGTAATAACGCTGGAGCCTTGATGGATCAATGTTCAGGGAAAGACGATGTTACTCTATGGACACATGATGAGGAAATATCCAATTCACATGCATTACAGCCATCTGAAGAGACGATCAAGAGCAACCACATATCACTTTACGAAAAACTTGAGCGTGCCATGGCCGAACAAGAACGAAATCGTATCGAGACTCATGACTGTTATGAGGTAGCGGCCTGGAATAGTTCCAAACGTGACATGGTTGTGTATGTACCCGAGAATTTAGAGCAGAAATTGCAACAAATGGCAATAGCATCTATGCAGTTGATATTTGAAATGGATATGAgtaatattcgtgatgctatCTTTAGAAGTGCGGCCTTAGAGAAAATTAACATGTTTAAACCTCCAACACCGAAAACTTTGGAAGATCCCACAGTGAAAATAGAAGCTAATTTGGATCTAGGAAGGGATAAAACTGAAAGCACTATTCCTCTTGACTTCAATGCAATGATCCAGGGTACGGTCGAAATTGATCCATCAAAATACACACCCAGCGTTCTAGGTGAGATCAAAGTGCCGGAGTTCAATGATTGTGTCACAACCATAGCGGCTAATATATGTAGTACAGCGTTGCAGAAGGGATTTCCCGCGGATCTTAGCCGAATGGCGTATTCGACAAAGTCTCCAGCCAAAATCAAAAGCACAAATCGAGACCCACACATTGTTTGTGTTCGCGATGGTTCCAAAGGATGCGTTTCACCAGGCAACGCCTCTTACCCAAAATTCAAACCTCAAGACATAACCGCAAATATGCAACAGGCCAAAGAAAAGGCGAACAAAGCTAGTATATCGTCAGAAATCTCCCTACTCTCGTCTTCGGAAATAATTGACGCTTATAACTCACGTGGTCTAATGAGTTGTAAAGCTTATGCCAGAGCGCTAATTGAAGCAACCAAACGGCGTGCTGACATTGCTAACAAAAGTTCTGTACAATGTGATGATAAGAAATCTGTgaaaaaagaagcattcaagaAGAAAGATAAGTGTGGCGACACTAAAAACAATCCTTGTACCAAACCTCTGATAGACGAATGTGGTaacgaattaaaaaagaattgtcCAACTAGGAAAAAGAAAGATGAGAAGAAGGACCCTTGCAAGAGTGATCCTTGTAAAAAGGCGGCTGGTAAAGACGAAGGATCTTGTACCACACCGGGTGTACCGAAACCCTGTGCCGGAAAGCGTAAAAAGAAGCCGACCAAGGATAAGGGGAAAAAAGACATATGTGGAAATTCGAAGAAAGGAAATAGATGTAATAGCGAAACTGATGTATGCCAACAGGAGAAAAAGCGGCCAAAaccaaagaagaagaaatgtgaTTTAGGTGACCCTTGTAAGGATCCGTGTCTTAACATCAATGAAAAATCTGACAAGAACAAAAAGGAATTCTCCTCTGGAAAAGATGACAAATGTAAGATGGTAAAGAGTTTATGTGATATGAAAAAATCCCCATCTTCGACTTGTGCTAgcgataaggcagcgaagaaaTCTAAGAGCACCACCGACGTAAAAAAAACTGATAGCAAATGCGAATCCTCAAAAGCGAAAAAATCCGTATCCTCCAAAAGTAAATGCAAGCCATTTAATAGTGCTAGCTCTAAAGATAGCAATAAGTCAAAATGTAAATCAGACGGAAAATCAGGTGGAAAAGCAAAAAACCTTTGCGACGTAAAGAAACCACCATCTAAATCAGCCACAAACAAAGAATGTAAACGTTATGAAGGCTTCTGCAAAAGCAAAGATTCGAAAACCTCCTCATCTGATAAAGACCCATGTAAAAAATCAAATGCAGATAAATCAGAATCGAAATGTAAACCGATTAAAAGTCTGTGTGATGCAAAGAAATCTAAATCGGACAAAAAGCCCGATTGCAAGTCTGAAAGTGTGCCGAAGGGTGCTTCAAAATGCAAACCCATTAAAAGTCTATGCGATGCAAAGAAATCAGCATCTTCAGACAAAAAGTCTTCTAGCAAATCGGCTGACTGCAAGAAAGCAAAATCGTCGTCGCCTAAGAGTGATTCGAAAGATCATTGTCAGACGAAGAAAAAGTCAACGAAACCCAATTGCAAAACCAAACCTGGTTCTTCTGCAAGGAAGTACAACACTTTGGCGAATAATAAGTCATTTATGGAAATGTCTCCCATTAAACGTTACTTCAGCACTATTCCCGTATACTCTATTCCACGTGGACTCATTTCATGGAGACAATTCAGTTCGAAGAAAAGTGGTAAAGGGAAAAAGAAAGGCAGCAAGGATGACGGAATGTGCATGCAGTATCAATCAAAACCAAAGATCAAACGCATTGATAAACTCGAACGGAGGAAACCGAAATTAGACTGTTATAGCGATCCTGATGAGTGCCAAGAACAAGCCTGTAAGGATCCTATGAAATCAAGCTGTGCCAATAGCAAAAAGG gcAGAAAATGA
- the LOC120766353 gene encoding uncharacterized protein LOC120766353 isoform X1, producing the protein MRIFGKVLQTLRLSRRQPNFKPRRYSSILCSHNSGRRTNLHNRNAKHGSMRSMAAKSDSSNKGNDISKTSLTNILPVALIQSKSATTSTKIMLIPLNLFDGDDDASKNTMNTLSIIREHARQIEAFTENVMGTAESTHYGVPLASNNAGALMDQCSGKDDVTLWTHDEEISNSHALQPSEETIKSNHISLYEKLERAMAEQERNRIETHDCYEVAAWNSSKRDMVVYVPENLEQKLQQMAIASMQLIFEMDMSNIRDAIFRSAALEKINMFKPPTPKTLEDPTVKIEANLDLGRDKTESTIPLDFNAMIQGTVEIDPSKYTPSVLGEIKVPEFNDCVTTIAANICSTALQKGFPADLSRMAYSTKSPAKIKSTNRDPHIVCVRDGSKGCVSPGNASYPKFKPQDITANMQQAKEKANKASISSEISLLSSSEIIDAYNSRGLMSCKAYARALIEATKRRADIANKSSVQCDDKKSVKKEAFKKKDKCGDTKNNPCTKPLIDECGNELKKNCPTRKKKDEKKDPCKSDPCKKAAGKDEGSCTTPGVPKPCAGKRKKKPTKDKGKKDICGNSKKGNRCNSETDVCQQEKKRPKPKKKKCDLGDPCKDPCLNINEKSDKNKKEFSSGKDDKCKMVKSLCDMKKSPSSTCASDKAAKKSKSTTDVKKTDSKCESSKAKKSVSSKSKCKPFNSASSKDSNKSKCKSDGKSGGKAKNLCDVKKPPSKSATNKECKRYEGFCKSKDSKTSSSDKDPCKKSNADKSESKCKPIKSLCDAKKSKSDKKPDCKSESVPKGASKCKPIKSLCDAKKSASSDKKSSSKSADCKKAKSSSPKSDSKDHCQTKKKSTKPNCKTKPGSSARKYNTLANNKSFMEMSPIKRYFSTIPVYSIPRGLISWRQFSSKKSGKGKKKGSKDDGMCMQYQSKPKIKRIDKLERRKPKLDCYSDPDECQEQACKDPMKSSCANSKKENENPSPLSFRTCLHMTNRFPVLHKRNYGTDSCNENRARCYEEGTKNYESEKEQKIEEYTDEDNTDSYLINKTRNEVIRILEPCTVERCLEALPKFNEYDVLIRTEAVALSGSDLHYYETGGKSYPGMTLGHDASGIVQEVGCSITKIRPGDRVVVESGLACGICDYCKKGCYNICNNLIFNGFLRKYQVHPADLCHKIPGDVDMIEATLTQTLALGCQACFKAQVLPTTNVLIIGAGPTAISAALCARAIGVGNICVASTIKEPLETIEKTFHFKCMHYDADMQYCMILECLYSALHDWPDAVINCAVSEKSMNLSVMALKPCGICILAECDAECACFNAMDVLMKNLKLIPSFRSINMFPTALQLIDGGKAPIGRLIANVFQWRKVEQAFRKALHESNIGNKKVVIRCTEEDKDIYKKEDCKT; encoded by the exons atGCGAATATTTGGGAAAGTCCTGCAGACTTTGCGG CTGTCTAGGCGACAACCGAACTTCAAACCACGTCGCTACTCTTCGATCTTGTGCTCCCATAACAGCGGGCGACGCACAAATCTTCATAACCGCAATGCAAAACATGGATCTATGCGATCAATGGCGGCAAAGTCAG ATTCTTCAAACAAAGGAAATGATATAAGCAAGACTAGCCTAACTAACATACTGCCAGTGGCTCTGATACAGTCTAAGTCTGCGACCACTTCCACAAAAATCATGTTGATTCCGCTTAACTTGTTTGATGGTGACGATGATGCCAGCAAAAACACCATGAACACTTTATCTATTATTCGAGAACATGCACGACAAATTGAAGCTTTTACTGAAAATGTAATGGGCACAGCAGAATCAACACATTATGGTGTACCATTGGCAAGTAATAACGCTGGAGCCTTGATGGATCAATGTTCAGGGAAAGACGATGTTACTCTATGGACACATGATGAGGAAATATCCAATTCACATGCATTACAGCCATCTGAAGAGACGATCAAGAGCAACCACATATCACTTTACGAAAAACTTGAGCGTGCCATGGCCGAACAAGAACGAAATCGTATCGAGACTCATGACTGTTATGAGGTAGCGGCCTGGAATAGTTCCAAACGTGACATGGTTGTGTATGTACCCGAGAATTTAGAGCAGAAATTGCAACAAATGGCAATAGCATCTATGCAGTTGATATTTGAAATGGATATGAgtaatattcgtgatgctatCTTTAGAAGTGCGGCCTTAGAGAAAATTAACATGTTTAAACCTCCAACACCGAAAACTTTGGAAGATCCCACAGTGAAAATAGAAGCTAATTTGGATCTAGGAAGGGATAAAACTGAAAGCACTATTCCTCTTGACTTCAATGCAATGATCCAGGGTACGGTCGAAATTGATCCATCAAAATACACACCCAGCGTTCTAGGTGAGATCAAAGTGCCGGAGTTCAATGATTGTGTCACAACCATAGCGGCTAATATATGTAGTACAGCGTTGCAGAAGGGATTTCCCGCGGATCTTAGCCGAATGGCGTATTCGACAAAGTCTCCAGCCAAAATCAAAAGCACAAATCGAGACCCACACATTGTTTGTGTTCGCGATGGTTCCAAAGGATGCGTTTCACCAGGCAACGCCTCTTACCCAAAATTCAAACCTCAAGACATAACCGCAAATATGCAACAGGCCAAAGAAAAGGCGAACAAAGCTAGTATATCGTCAGAAATCTCCCTACTCTCGTCTTCGGAAATAATTGACGCTTATAACTCACGTGGTCTAATGAGTTGTAAAGCTTATGCCAGAGCGCTAATTGAAGCAACCAAACGGCGTGCTGACATTGCTAACAAAAGTTCTGTACAATGTGATGATAAGAAATCTGTgaaaaaagaagcattcaagaAGAAAGATAAGTGTGGCGACACTAAAAACAATCCTTGTACCAAACCTCTGATAGACGAATGTGGTaacgaattaaaaaagaattgtcCAACTAGGAAAAAGAAAGATGAGAAGAAGGACCCTTGCAAGAGTGATCCTTGTAAAAAGGCGGCTGGTAAAGACGAAGGATCTTGTACCACACCGGGTGTACCGAAACCCTGTGCCGGAAAGCGTAAAAAGAAGCCGACCAAGGATAAGGGGAAAAAAGACATATGTGGAAATTCGAAGAAAGGAAATAGATGTAATAGCGAAACTGATGTATGCCAACAGGAGAAAAAGCGGCCAAAaccaaagaagaagaaatgtgaTTTAGGTGACCCTTGTAAGGATCCGTGTCTTAACATCAATGAAAAATCTGACAAGAACAAAAAGGAATTCTCCTCTGGAAAAGATGACAAATGTAAGATGGTAAAGAGTTTATGTGATATGAAAAAATCCCCATCTTCGACTTGTGCTAgcgataaggcagcgaagaaaTCTAAGAGCACCACCGACGTAAAAAAAACTGATAGCAAATGCGAATCCTCAAAAGCGAAAAAATCCGTATCCTCCAAAAGTAAATGCAAGCCATTTAATAGTGCTAGCTCTAAAGATAGCAATAAGTCAAAATGTAAATCAGACGGAAAATCAGGTGGAAAAGCAAAAAACCTTTGCGACGTAAAGAAACCACCATCTAAATCAGCCACAAACAAAGAATGTAAACGTTATGAAGGCTTCTGCAAAAGCAAAGATTCGAAAACCTCCTCATCTGATAAAGACCCATGTAAAAAATCAAATGCAGATAAATCAGAATCGAAATGTAAACCGATTAAAAGTCTGTGTGATGCAAAGAAATCTAAATCGGACAAAAAGCCCGATTGCAAGTCTGAAAGTGTGCCGAAGGGTGCTTCAAAATGCAAACCCATTAAAAGTCTATGCGATGCAAAGAAATCAGCATCTTCAGACAAAAAGTCTTCTAGCAAATCGGCTGACTGCAAGAAAGCAAAATCGTCGTCGCCTAAGAGTGATTCGAAAGATCATTGTCAGACGAAGAAAAAGTCAACGAAACCCAATTGCAAAACCAAACCTGGTTCTTCTGCAAGGAAGTACAACACTTTGGCGAATAATAAGTCATTTATGGAAATGTCTCCCATTAAACGTTACTTCAGCACTATTCCCGTATACTCTATTCCACGTGGACTCATTTCATGGAGACAATTCAGTTCGAAGAAAAGTGGTAAAGGGAAAAAGAAAGGCAGCAAGGATGACGGAATGTGCATGCAGTATCAATCAAAACCAAAGATCAAACGCATTGATAAACTCGAACGGAGGAAACCGAAATTAGACTGTTATAGCGATCCTGATGAGTGCCAAGAACAAGCCTGTAAGGATCCTATGAAATCAAGCTGTGCCAATAGCAAAAAGG AAAATGAGAATCCCTCACCTCTCAGCTTTAGAACATGTTTGCATATGACTAATCGCTTCCCTGTCCTTCACAAAAGAAATTATGGAACGGATTCCTGTAATGAAAATCGAGCCCGATGTTACGAAGAAggtacaaaaaattatgaatccgAAAAAGAGCAGAAAATTGAGGAATATACTGATGAAGACAATACCGATTCATATCTTATAAACAAGACAAGAAACGAAGTGATAAGAATACTGGAACCGTGTACAGTCGAACGGTGTTTAGAAGCATTACCAAAGTTTAATGAGTATG ATGTACTGATACGCACCGAAGCAGTTGCGCTTTCAGGATCTGATCTCCATTACTATGAAACCGGAGGGAAATCCTATCCCGGCATGACTCTAGGTCATGATGCATCTGGAATAGTTCAAGAA GTTGGTTGCTCAATAACGAAAATTCGACCAGGCGACCGTGTTGTTGTTGAATCGGGCTTAGCATGTGGCATTTGCGACTATTGCAAGAAAGGTTGTTACAACATCTGTaacaatttaatattcaatGGATTTCTACGCAAATACCAAGTTCACCCCGCTGATTTATGCCACAAAATCCCAGGCGATGTCGATATGATCGAAGCAACTCTTACGCAAACGTTGGCGCTTGGATGTCAGGCTTGTTTCAAAGCACAAGTTCTACCCACGACCAATGTCCTAATCATCGGAGCGGGTCCCACTGCCATTTCCGCGGCATTGTGCGCCCGCGCGATCGGGGTGGGTAACATCTGTGTAGCGTCCACAATAAAGGAACCCCTCGAAACAATTGAGAAAACCTTCCACTTTAAATGCATGCACTATGATGCGGACATGCAGTATTGCATGATACTTGAGTGTTTGTATAGCGCGTTACATGATTGGCCGGATGCTGTTATAAACTGTGCCGTGTCAGAGAAGTCAATGAATTTATCAGTAATGGCACTGAAGCCATGCGGCATATGCATCCTAGCGGAGTGTGATGCGGAGTGTGCGTGTTTCAATGCAATGGACGTTCTTATGAAAAATCTGAAACTGATTCCGAGCTTCCGTTCAATTAATAT GTTTCCAACTGCGCTACAGTTGATTGATGGGGGTAAAGCACCTATTGGTCGACTAATTGCAAACGTCTTTCAATGGCGTAAAGTTGAGCAGGCTTTTCGAAAGGCGTTACATGAATCAAATATTggtaataaaaaagttgtaataaGATGTACGGAGGAAGACAAAGATATATACAAGAAGGAAGATTgcaaaacttaa